Part of the Panicum virgatum strain AP13 chromosome 4N, P.virgatum_v5, whole genome shotgun sequence genome is shown below.
ACCTAGCCACTGAGTAGTACTCATGGACATAGTCTTCAATTTTGATCCCCCTATTGGACAATATCCAGGCCAAAGCATGTCTACATGGCTTCCCAGTAACTTGCCACTCCCTGCAAGAGCATTTGTGATTCTGCAGGTCCACTGTGTGCCATTTTTTATTGTTCCAATGGTCCAAAAGGGTGACTTCAGCTATGTAATCATCACTCACTGTAACTTTTATGACCTTGAGCTGGTTGCTAATCAGATTCAATTCTTTCATGACATTAGGCAGAATTCCTTCTGGCCACTGCCTAGCCAGTTTCTTTCTCAAGTATCTCTTTTCCATTATGAGCTCCCTCAGCTTGTCTACTAGTTCATGCAATAGCAACCCTTTGAACTTCTTCACTTGAGCATATGCAATGTGATACAGCCAATTGTGGCCATCTACACCAGTTGCGGATGCCAACTGTCCTCTGTACTTGCCATACAAATTGGATGCATCAACACCTATAAATGGTCTGCACCCCTCTAGGAATCCATCAATACAAGGTCTAAGAGCTACAAACATTCTCCTGAACCTTTGCTTCTTCTGAACCCTCTCACACTCTATCTGCACTATGCTGCCAGGTGATGACTGCTCAATCTGAGCTTTCCAGTTGAAAAGAAGCTAAAAACTCTCCTCATACTTTCCATGGATCTGCTCTAGTGCTACCTTCATGCCTGACCATGCTTTGGAGTACTTGAGCTTGATACCATAATCCCCCTCTAATTTTTCCTTACAATCCTTTGGACCTTTAGTTGGATTTCTCTTCAGCCAATCCCCCAACCTATCTGCACACCAGCCTTGTGTTGCCATTCTCCCTTCTCTCAGTTTAGTAGTTGGACAATTGTGCTTTGCAGGCAATACTTTGATCTGCAAATAAGATAAAATATTATCAGTAATTTATGGTAGGACAGTGCAAAACAGGAATACAAAATACAAGGACAATTCACCTCTATTGTCTTGCCATGAGAGATTCTTGAAGCATGTATGCGCCAAGGACATCCTTCAGCTTTACACTTGGCAATGAACCTAGTCTGGTCTGTGATGACTTTGGCAAACTCAAACCCTGTCAGAACTGCATAATGCCTAACTGCCTTCCTAAATGCAACAATATCAGGAAACCTTTCTCCCACTTCTATCTTGGGGTTTTCTGGATCATGGATAACCTGAACCTCCTCTGGATCTGCATCATTTACCTCTGCCTTAGGAGGAGTTTCTCCTTCAGCATTGGGAACCCCATCAAATTCATCAGCATCATGAAAAGAAGGATATTCAGCATTGTTAGATGATTCTGGGGCTGAATTGTTAGCTGCCTGAGGAGATGGTACAGGCATGAACTGAACCTCATCATCAACTCCAACATACTCCTCACCATTGTCAAAGATATCAGGCTCCCTATCAGCCTCAAGCTCAGGATCTGGATCTATTGGTAAAAATTCTGCCTCCCCAGAATTATGGTCAATAGGATCGGCAGCATCATTACCAAGTCCAGCTGGCATGTCTTTGCTATTGGGTGGGATCTGATCAGGGTTATCATCACCAAAATAAACAGGTGGGATCACACAAAGTGGCTCTAAAGCATCAAACTCATAAGCCTGTCTATGACAACTGTCAAAAACCCCAACAATAAAGTCGCATTGCATCTGATCCTTATACATTTCGAATATGTCATGCATCTGCAAATCATTCTCTAGCTTGACATCTTCCCCCATCCTTTTGTCATAGAACCATACACTAGCAGACTGACTACTGGACCACTGGAACTCATTGCGCAGGCTATTCATCAGCAAATCGAAAGAAAAAGAACCTACTTCAACATCCCACTTAATCACGCGTCCTTTTGTGTATGCTTTTCTACCACTACTGTCTGTGGAACTGAATCCTTCAACTTTAAGAGCTAGTGAGAACAATGAAACCCTAGCGacaagagaaaaatcccgaAATCGAATCAATCACTATCGATAGACTAAATCCAAAGCAAATCTACTGATACCGTTCTCACAATCATTCACTAAGCAActaaaggag
Proteins encoded:
- the LOC120669097 gene encoding uncharacterized protein LOC120669097, whose protein sequence is MGDPQPRLPLRCPVEMADDDSGYGSSSSFSCLVNDCENALKVEGFSSTDSSGRKAYTKGRVIKWDVEVGSFSFDLLMNSLRNEFQWSSSQSASVWFYDKRMGEDVKLENDLQMHDIFEMYKDQMQCDFIVGVFDSCHRQAYEFDALEPLCVIPPVYFGDDNPDQIPPNSKDMPAGLGNDAADPIDHNSGEAEFLPIDPDPELEADREPDIFDNGEEYVGVDDEVQFMPVPSPQAANNSAPESSNNAEYPSFHDADEFDGVPNAEGETPPKAEVNDADPEEVQVIHDPENPKIEVGERFPDIVAFRKAVRHYAVLTGFEFAKVITDQTRFIAKCKAEGCPWRIHASRISHGKTIEIKVLPAKHNCPTTKLREGRMATQGWCADRLGDWLKRNPTKGPKDCKEKLEGDYGIKLKYSKAWSGMKVALEQIHGKYEEKGCRPFIGVDASNLYGKYRGQLASATGVDGHNWLYHIAYAQVKKFKGLLLHELVDKLRELIMEKRYLRKKLARQWPEGILPNVMKELNLISNQLKVIKVTVSDDYIAEVTLLDHWNNKKWHTVDLQNHKCSCREWQVTGKPCRHALAWILSNRGIKIEDYVHEYYSVARFKKAYEARVEGIPDRSQWPQVDLGFKVHPPLLGRGPGRPKVQRIRGCMEKRTTKKKVKCSRCRALGHFAKTCKEPEVGEDGAKGLSRNKRKKCTEDDASPSNVKKQKTQQKKKNSVKSVIWIFETQVMSNIYV